One window of the Nicotiana tabacum cultivar K326 chromosome 4, ASM71507v2, whole genome shotgun sequence genome contains the following:
- the LOC107784220 gene encoding uncharacterized protein LOC107784220 produces the protein MPTIGLSKTPLCLSLTSQGPKIHFSLSTNSFLYSFRPKKFHFLKPCSSLKETKKQQQTISKSPTNAPQRLLNLNLKKDDENESTESESDGDNAVKGTILAGLLLVGLVGGFGAVGFVYRDQINAFLNQFSGFIEGYGPAGYAIFVAVYAGLEILAIPAIPLTMSAGLLFGSVTGTIIVSISGTVAASIAFLIARYFARERILKLVEGNKKFLAIDKAIGENGFKVVTLLRLSPLLPFSLGNYLYGLTSVKFVPYVLGSWLGMLPGSWAYVSAGAFGRAIIQEEAEIGLGGGNSGQLLTLGIGLLFTAVAAAYVTRLAKDAMKDLE, from the exons ATGCCCACCATTGGTTTAAGCAAAACACCACTATGTCTAAGCCTTACTTCTCAAGGACCCAAGATTCATTTTTCCCTTTCAACCAATTCATTTCTGTATAGTTTTAGACCCAAGAAGTTTCATTTCTTGAAACCATGTTCCTCCCTCAAAGAAACCAAGAAACAGCAGCAGACCATTTCCAAGTCCCCCACCAATGCTCCCCAGAGACTGCTCAACTTGAACCTTAAAAAAGATGATGAAAATGAGAGTACTGAGAGTGAGAGTGATGGTGATAATgcagttaaaggtaccattttgGCTGGTCTTTTGCTTGTGGGTTTAGTTGGTGGATTTGGCGCTGTTGGGTTTGTTTACAGGGACCAGATCAATGCTTTCTTGAACCAGTTTTCAGGCTTTATTGAAG GTTATGGTCCAGCTGGATATGCTATTTTTGTAGCAGTTTATGCTGGATTAGAA ATCCTTGCAATACCGGCAATTCCATTGACCATGTCTGCTGGTCTTCTATTTGGCTCTGTCACTGGAACAATCATTGTGTCCATTAGTGGAACG GTCGCTGCAAGCATTGCATTCTTAATTGCGAGATATTTTGCTCGTGAACGAATTCTTAAGCTGGTAGAAGGAAACAAGAAATTTCTTGCTATAGACAAAGCAATTGGAGAAAACGGTTTCAAAGTTGTTACTCTTCTCCGTCTGAGCCCTTTGCTTCCATTTTCTCTGGGGAATTATCTATATGGACTTACTTCGGTCAAGTTTGTACCATATGTATTAGGAAG TTGGCTAGGAATGCTTCCTGGATCATGGGCTTATGTGAGTGCGGGTGCATTTGGTCGGGCAAttatt CAAGAAGAAGCTGAAATCGGTCTAGGAGGAGGAAACAGTGGCCAGCTATTGACCCTCGGAATAGGTTTATTGTTTACAGCAGTAGCTGCAGCTTATGTAACACGGCTCGCCAAG GATGCTATGAAGGATTTGGAGTAG